A region of the Lycium barbarum isolate Lr01 chromosome 1, ASM1917538v2, whole genome shotgun sequence genome:
TAATATTTATATCTGCCTTCCAATTAGaagttcaataaaaaaaaatcatgaattgaTTAAATCTGCATTACATTCTCATGCAAGAAGTTCCTACCATACAGTGAAGCATTTAAGAATTGATTTTATGACGTCTTCAATTAAACCTACAAAGAAAGCAAAGCTAAAATTGTAACCTACCAAACAATAGTTTCCATCATTATTATCTAAAATAGAGTACTTTCTAATTCTTGAAATTCAGATATCAAGTTCCAACATGTATTTCCTCATAAACTCTTCTGTAAGAAGGAGTAAACTTCGCTAGAAACTCTTTTACAAGAAAAATGTTCTTCTCAAATAGTACCCTATGCCATCAGTCAAATTATTTTTAGGAGAAGAGAACTTACAAAAACATTAAAACATTTGATTAGAAAGTAAACttagaataaaataatttttttgagagGACAAAAATCAGTGATCTGTACTTCAGCTAAAATGAAGAAACCGAGCTAACATATAAGAAGCAATATAAGAAATAATAGGAGCACAAGATTCTGCAGGTAATCATAATTAAAACTAGAACTCTCGTAAATGTATACTGAGTAAACTACTCCAATTTACATATTCCAAAGGTGCTGAGTAAGTCTATGAAAACTGAATATGTGATTAACCTGTTCATGTAGATGACTATGTGAGACATGTATGCTGCAAAGCAGTCCGAAAGTGCATATGCAAAGTTACAAGGGTATATTTGCGCCTAAACACTGGAAAGAACTAAGAAAATATGTTATAACAGGATGTCTACTTTTTGTGAAATCCAAACAACGCAAACAGAAAATGGAAAAATCTCCATATTCTCTACCATTAGAGGATATATGTACCTGATTTATAGAAAAAACAGTTTTTATATCTTTTTCATGCCATAGTCTAGTGTGATTCCATGGCATGTCCTGTTCACCATCACGTGCCACTTGTTGACCCATTTGTTCTATCAAATCATGCATCTCAATCCTTCCTTCTGAAATATATAAAAGTGATCTTTTAGCAAGGACAGCTATTCCTATCTCTGGATTCAAACCAAAACTTTTTAGTATTTCTATCACATAATCTTCCCTTTTTCCTCTAAAGAAACAAGCAACATCAAGAAATATATTCTTGTCTTTGGGGGTCAATCCATCTAGACTCAGGCGGAGCTGCTCAATAACATCTTTGTTCCCAGTGTCTTTGAGTCTATCTAAAGTACTTCTCCACTCAGTTACACCTCGTTTGTAGAGAAAACTTCCCAGGACCTTAAGAGCTAAGGGTAAGCCTTTAGCATAATCTACTACGGACTTGGAGAGATTGAGAAACTCTATATCCGGCGATCGTTTCTGAAAGGCATGCAAACTAAAAAGTTCAAGAGCCTCCTGCTTAGACAATTCAGAGACAGGATATAATTGGCTGTTTTCACAAAGTAAATCACTGTCTCTAGTTGTTATAATGATTCTACTACCATCAGCATACCAGTCAGGCATTCCAACTAAATTCTCCAATTGGTGCTCATCATCCACGTCATCAAAAACAATTAAGACATTCCCGAGACAAAGATTATCTTTAATCCTGCTCGCTCCTTCAAAAACACCTTGTATTTCAACTGATTTACCATTTGAGATTCTTGAAAGGAGTGTTCTCTGCAAGTGCTTCAGCCCATTCATCTTTGATTCATCTCGAACTTTTTCAAGAAAACAAGACCTCTGAAACTGATGAGAAATCTTGTCATAAAGTTTTCTAGCAATAGTTGTCTTCCCCACGCCACCCATGCCCCAGATTCCGAGAAAACGAACACCGCCTGATCCAACTCCCAACAGCGACTCCACTCCACCAATTCGAGCTTCGATTCCCACTAAATGCTTTTCGGTAGCTGAAATTGTGCAGTGCATATTTGGAAAATTATTGTTTATAATCTGGCCAATACATTTTGCTTCATTCCGCCAAGTAAAAGCACAATAAGGGGTAGTCAAACATAATAAACTCTAAAGAAGCCAAAAGTGGTGCCTATATTACGCCCAATGCTTCTTTATAACTATTTAACATGTCAAAGGAAACAAGACCTTCAAATTCACAAGCGATCTCATAAAAAAGTTATCTAGCAAAAATGGTGCTCCCTGTGTCATCTTTTCTCTTACCTTAGATTCCAACCCACCCCAACCTGTTTGGGGGTTCACCTAAAGTGTGTTAAAGTGTGTTGTAGTCCAGCAACTTTAATAATACATCCAGCTGAATTCTACCCACATGAGGTAATTTAAtcttttatattttaaattagaTAAAAGATCTTGAAGTATTGTCATTAAAATCAGAGTTTTAATTATCAAGGAAAAAAGTCAAGAGTATATGGAATTGATTTTTTATGTTTTTACTAATCAGAAATTAAAGAAATTAACTGATCCATTAATCTTTCATCATATTCTTGAAAAGttagtttattttatttaaaaaggtAAAATCCAGAAATTGACAGTTCAAACAGCATAATTGAAAAAAAATGAACAGGTCTCGTGAAAATTGAATCAGACTCAAGGATTCTATGGAGCTACTACTCACCCATTGGCAGTTTTGCGAACATCCCATCCTGATATAATGGCTGCGTCACGTAGAGCGTCCTTCCACCTCTGCAACTTCTCCAAATCAGTACCCTTGAGATCTGCCTCGTGCTTGGCCAGTGCTTTAGCAAAGCTATTTCTCTACATGCGTACATCTGATGGCTCAACCTTATAGAAGACTGGGATGGCTTCCTGACCCTTCTTGTTTATGCACTCCATGATCTTCGCGAG
Encoded here:
- the LOC132615665 gene encoding disease resistance protein Roq1-like, yielding MYACREIALLKHWPSTRQISRVLIWRSCRGGRTLYVTQPLYQDGMFAKLPMATEKHLVGIEARIGGVESLLGVGSGGVRFLGIWGMGGVGKTTIARKLYDKISHQFQRSCFLEKVRDESKMNGLKHLQRTLLSRISNGKSVEIQGVFEGASRIKDNLCLGNVLIVFDDVDDEHQLENLVGMPDWYADGSRIIITTRDSDLLCENSQLYPVSELSKQEALELFSLHAFQKRSPDIEFLNLSKSVVDYAKGLPLALKVLGSFLYKRGVTEWRSTLDRLKDTGNKDVIEQLRLSLDGLTPKDKNIFLDVACFFRGKREDYVIEILKSFGLNPEIGIAVLAKRSLLYISEGRIEMHDLIEQMGQQVARDGEQDMPWNHTRLWHEKDIKTVFSINQRAESVRGIAVPTGLDRHICKFSKAFRNMPCLRLLMVKGEEVRRHDPIAEPIKHLPSSLIWLDWRYYMS